One region of Sphingomonas abietis genomic DNA includes:
- a CDS encoding cytochrome c1, whose translation MLRFFAPLIAPLVGLAFVCALLWAVLTTPHTPVVPSAAEAFHRAPRAIHYSFDGPFGRYDNQQLQRGFQVYKEVCSACHSMRLVAFRDLGGIGFSKPEVKALAKGWAIETPSLNPDTGEPATRKSLPSDTIPSPYPNEIAARAANNNALPPDMSLLAKAREGGPAYIASLVTGYRDVPPALKTAFPDFTTPPGLHFNPYFANLNIAMPPPLVADDQVAYADGTKATREQMAEDVSAFLMWAAEPKMEDRKRTGVAVVAYLILATLLAFGAYRNIWHGKTH comes from the coding sequence ATGCTCCGCTTTTTCGCCCCGCTGATCGCGCCGCTGGTTGGCCTCGCCTTCGTCTGCGCCTTGCTCTGGGCGGTGCTGACGACCCCCCACACGCCGGTGGTGCCGAGCGCCGCCGAGGCGTTCCACCGCGCCCCGCGCGCGATCCATTACAGCTTCGACGGGCCGTTCGGCCGCTACGACAACCAGCAGCTCCAGCGCGGCTTCCAGGTCTATAAGGAGGTCTGCTCGGCCTGCCATTCGATGCGGCTGGTGGCGTTCCGCGATCTCGGCGGGATCGGCTTCTCCAAGCCGGAGGTGAAGGCGCTGGCCAAGGGCTGGGCGATCGAGACGCCGTCGCTCAACCCCGATACCGGCGAGCCGGCCACCCGCAAGTCGCTGCCGTCGGACACGATCCCCAGCCCCTATCCCAACGAGATCGCGGCGCGCGCGGCCAACAACAATGCGCTGCCGCCGGACATGAGCCTGCTCGCCAAGGCGCGCGAGGGCGGCCCGGCCTATATCGCCTCGCTCGTCACCGGCTATCGGGACGTGCCGCCGGCGCTGAAGACGGCCTTCCCCGATTTCACCACGCCGCCGGGGCTCCATTTCAATCCCTATTTCGCCAATCTCAACATCGCGATGCCGCCGCCGCTCGTCGCCGACGATCAGGTCGCCTATGCGGACGGCACCAAGGCCACCCGCGAGCAGATGGCCGAGGACGTCTCCGCCTTCCTGATGTGGGCGGCGGAACCGAAGATGGAGGATCGCAAGCGCACCGGCGTGGCGGTGGTCGCCTATCTGATCCTGGCGACGCTGCT
- a CDS encoding cytochrome b — translation MSFPWAAHYAPKHPVMRWMDERLPLPRLVYHAVGAGYPVPRNLNYFWNFGALAGAALLIQIVTGVILAMHYAASTSVAFDSTEHIMRDVNAGWLLRYAHANGASMFFIVVYLHIFRGLYYGSYKAPREMVWLLGVVIFLLMMATAFMGYVLPWGQMSFWGAQVITGFFSAIPLIGGPIHTWLLGGFAPDDATLNRFFSLHYLLPFIIAAVIILHIWALHIPGSNNPTGVDVKGPQDTVPFHPYYTAKDGFGLGLFLILFSLLLFFAPNALGHPDNYIPANPLSTPAHIVPEWYFLPFYAILKSFTGNFLGIDAKLWGVMAMFGAILLLFFLPWIDRSPIRSANYRPIYQKLFWLLVLDVLALGYLGQAEVTPTVVLLSQLCAGYYFTHFLILIPLISRIETPLPLPNSITEAVLGPPAAVAAASTAA, via the coding sequence GCTGGATGGACGAGAGGCTGCCGCTGCCGCGGCTCGTCTACCATGCGGTCGGGGCGGGCTATCCGGTGCCGCGCAACCTCAACTATTTCTGGAATTTCGGCGCGCTGGCCGGCGCCGCCTTGCTGATCCAGATCGTCACCGGGGTGATCCTGGCGATGCATTATGCCGCCAGCACCAGCGTGGCGTTCGACAGCACCGAGCATATCATGCGCGACGTCAATGCGGGCTGGCTGCTGCGCTACGCCCACGCCAACGGCGCCAGCATGTTCTTCATCGTCGTCTATCTGCACATCTTCCGCGGTCTCTATTACGGATCGTACAAGGCCCCGCGCGAGATGGTGTGGCTGCTCGGCGTGGTGATCTTCCTGCTGATGATGGCCACCGCCTTCATGGGCTATGTGCTGCCCTGGGGGCAGATGAGCTTCTGGGGGGCGCAGGTGATCACCGGCTTCTTCTCCGCCATCCCGCTGATCGGCGGCCCGATCCACACCTGGCTGCTCGGCGGCTTCGCGCCCGACGACGCGACGCTCAACCGCTTCTTCTCGCTCCACTATCTGCTGCCGTTCATCATCGCGGCGGTGATCATCCTGCACATCTGGGCGCTGCACATTCCGGGCTCCAACAACCCGACCGGGGTGGACGTGAAGGGGCCGCAGGATACCGTGCCCTTCCATCCCTATTACACCGCCAAGGACGGCTTCGGGCTCGGCCTGTTCCTGATCCTCTTCTCGCTGCTGCTGTTCTTCGCGCCGAACGCGCTCGGCCATCCGGACAATTATATCCCGGCCAATCCGCTCTCGACGCCGGCGCATATCGTGCCCGAATGGTATTTCCTGCCCTTCTACGCGATCCTCAAATCCTTCACCGGCAATTTCCTCGGCATCGACGCCAAGCTGTGGGGGGTGATGGCGATGTTCGGGGCGATCCTGCTGCTGTTCTTCCTGCCGTGGATCGATCGCTCGCCGATCCGCTCGGCCAATTACCGGCCGATCTACCAGAAGCTGTTCTGGCTGCTGGTGCTCGACGTGCTGGCGCTCGGCTATCTCGGCCAGGCCGAGGTGACGCCGACGGTGGTGCTGCTCAGCCAGCTGTGCGCGGGCTATTATTTCACCCACTTCCTGATCCTCATCCCGCTGATCTCGCGGATCGAGACGCCGCTGCCGTTGCCGAACTCGATCACCGAGGCGGTGCTCGGGCCGCCGGCTGCCGTCGCAGCCGCATCCACCGCCGCCTGA